A genomic segment from Spinacia oleracea cultivar Varoflay chromosome 3, BTI_SOV_V1, whole genome shotgun sequence encodes:
- the LOC110779188 gene encoding transcription factor bHLH121, which yields MDQTLDRSQSSQLDSRQRPEAEVNDPVAVRKVQKADREKLRRDRLNDHFQELGSAIDPDRPKNDKATILTDTIQILRDLTAEVNKLKAESNTLSEESHELTQEKNELREEKSSLKSDIENLNAQYQQRLRVVYPWGASVEPSVVMGPPYSYPLPMPYPFFGSQNASTIPSSHPAFMPYPTTPNPNVEQQPIQPATTYVMSKPDSRSKGLDSGKKARHLERTDDSSDVATELELKTPGCGRQQNSLCKQSKKKEKSAADGDSSSKVSSCQGPQESSSNSVSHIPKI from the exons ATGGatcaaactcttgatcgatcccaAAGCTCACAGCTTGATTCCAG ACAAAGGCCAGAAGCAGAAGTGAATGACCCCGTCGCTGTACGAAAGGTTCAGAAGGCAGATCGGGAAAAATTGAGGAGGGATCGGTTAAATGACCACTTTCAAGAGCTTGGAAGTGCTATAG ATCCAGATCGGCCTAAGAATGATAAGGCAACAATCCTGACAGATACGATCCAAATATTAAGAGATTTGACTGCTGAGGTCAACAAACTGAAAGCTGAATCCAATACACTCTCAGAGGAATCACATGAG CTGACCCAGGAGAAAAATGAGCTCAGAGAAGAGAAGTCATCCCTAAAATCAGACATTGAGAATCTCAATGCTCAGTATCAACAGAGACTCAGGGTTGTTTACCCTTGGGGTGCATCTGTTGAACCTTCCGTTGTTATGGGCCCACCTTACTCATATCCGCTTCCAATGCCTTACCCTTTCTTTGGAAGCCAAAATGCTAGTACAATTCCTAGCTCTCATCCAGCTTTTATGCCATACCCGACAACCCCAAATCCAAATGTTGAACAACAACCCATTCAGCCTGCAACCACTTATGTAATGAGCAAACCAGATTCTCGAAGCAAAGGTTTAGACAGCGGAAAAAAAGCCAGACATCTTGAGAGAACCGACGATTCCAGTGATGTAGCAACAGAGCTGGAACTGAAGACACCCGGTTGTGGGCGACAGCAG AATTCATTGTGCAAGCAAtcaaaaaagaaggaaaaaagtGCTGCAGATGGAGATTCTTCAAGCAAAGTTTCCTCCTGTCAAGGACCTCAAGAGAGTTCTTCCAATAGTGTAAGTCACATTCCAAAAATATGA